A single region of the Sus scrofa isolate TJ Tabasco breed Duroc chromosome 17, Sscrofa11.1, whole genome shotgun sequence genome encodes:
- the VSTM2L gene encoding V-set and transmembrane domain-containing protein 2-like protein: MTARTGEDVEMACSFRGSGSPSYSLEIQWWYVRSHRDWTDKQAWASNQLKASQQEDAGKDATKISVVKVVGSNISHKLRLSRVKPTDEGTYECRVIDFSDGKARHHKVKAYLRVQPGENSVLHLPEAPPAAPAPPPPKPGKELRKRSVDEEACSL, from the exons ATGACGGCGCGGACGGGCGAGGATGTGGAGATGGCTTGCTCCTTCCGCGGCAGCGGCTCCCCCTCCTACTCGCTGGAGATCCAGTGGTGGTACGTGCGGAGCCACAGGGATTGGACGGACAAGCAGGCGTGGGCCTCGAACCAG CTAAAAGCATCTCAGCAGGAAGACGCAGGGAAGGACGCAACCAAAATAAGT GTGGTCAAGGTCGTGGGTAGCAACATCTCCCACAAGCTGCGCCTGTCACGGGTGAAGCCCACCGACGAAGGCACCTATGAGTGTCGCGTCATCGACTTCAGCGATGGCAAGGCCCGGCACCACAAGGTCAAGGCCTACCTGCGGGTGCAGCCGGGAGAGAACTCTGTCCTGCACCTGCCCGAGGCCCCGCCTGCCGCGCCCGCCCCGCCGCCTCCCAAGCCGGGCAAGGAGCTGCGGAAGCGCTCGGTGGACGAGGAGGCCTGCAGCCTCTAG